One genomic region from Rattus norvegicus strain BN/NHsdMcwi chromosome 10, GRCr8, whole genome shotgun sequence encodes:
- the Pdlim4 gene encoding PDZ and LIM domain protein 4 isoform 2 (isoform 2 is encoded by transcript variant 2) yields the protein MTHSVTLRGPSPWGFRLVGGRDFSAPLTISRVHAGSKAALAALCPGDLIQAINGESTELMTHLEAQNRIKGCHDHLTLSVSRPENKNWPSSPDDKAQAHRIHIDPEAQDGSPATSRRSSISGISLEDNRSGLGSPYGQPPRLPVPHNGSSNEVTLPSQMSALHVSPPPSADTPRILPRNRDCRVDLGSEVYRMLREPAEPAASEPKQSGSFRYLQGMLEAGEGGDRPGSGGSRNLKPAASKLGAPLSGLQGLPECTRCGHGIVGTIVKARDKLYHPECFMCSDCGLNLKQRGYFFLDERLYCENHAKARVKPPEGYDVVAVYPNAKVELV from the exons ATGACCCACTCGGTGACCCTGCGCGGCCCTTCACCCTGGGGCTTCCGCCTGGTGGGCGGCCGTGACTTCAGTGCCCCCCTCACCATCTCGCGG GTTCATGCTGGGAGCAAAGCGGCCCTGGCTGCCCTGTGCCCAGGTGACTTGATCCAAGCCATCAACGGTGAGAGCACTGAGCTCATGACACACCTGGAGGCCCAGAACCGCATTAAAGGCTGCCACGATCACCTTACACTCTCAGTAAGCAG GCCTGAGAACAAGAACTGGCCCAGTTCCCCTGATGACAAGGCCCAAGCGCATAGGATCCACATTGACCCTGAGGCCCAG GATGGCAGCCCAGCCACCAGCAGGCGGTCCTCAATCTCTGGAATTAGTCTGGAGGACAACAGATCGGGCCTGGGATCTCCGTATGGCCAGCCACCTCGCCTTCCAGTTCCTCACAATGGCAGCAGCAATGAGGTCACCCTGCCATCCCAGATGAGCGCTCTGCATGTGTCTCCACCCCCCAG tgctgacaCACCCAGGATTCTCCCTCGGAACCGGGACTGCAGGGTGGACCTGGGTTCAGAGGTATACAGGATGTTAAGGGAGCCAGCAGAGCCAGCAGCCTCAGAGCCCAAACAGTCTGGATCCTTCCGCTACTTGCAAGGCATGCTAGAGGCTGGCGAAGGCG GGGATCGGCCTGGGTCTGGTGGTTCCCGGAACCTCAAGCCAGCAGCCAGCAAGCTGGGTGCTCCACTGAGTGGCCTGCAGGGGTTACCAGAGTGCACACGCTGTGGCCACGGGATCGT GGGAACCATCGTCAAGGCGAGGGACAAACTCTACCATCCCGAGTGCTTCATGTGTAGCgactgtggcctgaatctcaagCAGCGTGGGTACTTCTTCCTAGACGAACGGCTGTACTGCGAGAACCATGCCAAGGCTCGAGTCAAGCCACCGGAGGGATATGACGTGGTGGCTGTATATCCCAATGCCAAGGTGGAACTTGTCTGA
- the Pdlim4 gene encoding PDZ and LIM domain protein 4 isoform 1 (isoform 1 is encoded by transcript variant 1) — MTHSVTLRGPSPWGFRLVGGRDFSAPLTISRVHAGSKAALAALCPGDLIQAINGESTELMTHLEAQNRIKGCHDHLTLSVSRPENKNWPSSPDDKAQAHRIHIDPEAQASLLQDGSPATSRRSSISGISLEDNRSGLGSPYGQPPRLPVPHNGSSNEVTLPSQMSALHVSPPPSADTPRILPRNRDCRVDLGSEVYRMLREPAEPAASEPKQSGSFRYLQGMLEAGEGGDRPGSGGSRNLKPAASKLGAPLSGLQGLPECTRCGHGIVGTIVKARDKLYHPECFMCSDCGLNLKQRGYFFLDERLYCENHAKARVKPPEGYDVVAVYPNAKVELV; from the exons ATGACCCACTCGGTGACCCTGCGCGGCCCTTCACCCTGGGGCTTCCGCCTGGTGGGCGGCCGTGACTTCAGTGCCCCCCTCACCATCTCGCGG GTTCATGCTGGGAGCAAAGCGGCCCTGGCTGCCCTGTGCCCAGGTGACTTGATCCAAGCCATCAACGGTGAGAGCACTGAGCTCATGACACACCTGGAGGCCCAGAACCGCATTAAAGGCTGCCACGATCACCTTACACTCTCAGTAAGCAG GCCTGAGAACAAGAACTGGCCCAGTTCCCCTGATGACAAGGCCCAAGCGCATAGGATCCACATTGACCCTGAGGCCCAG GCCTCACTCTTGCAGGATGGCAGCCCAGCCACCAGCAGGCGGTCCTCAATCTCTGGAATTAGTCTGGAGGACAACAGATCGGGCCTGGGATCTCCGTATGGCCAGCCACCTCGCCTTCCAGTTCCTCACAATGGCAGCAGCAATGAGGTCACCCTGCCATCCCAGATGAGCGCTCTGCATGTGTCTCCACCCCCCAG tgctgacaCACCCAGGATTCTCCCTCGGAACCGGGACTGCAGGGTGGACCTGGGTTCAGAGGTATACAGGATGTTAAGGGAGCCAGCAGAGCCAGCAGCCTCAGAGCCCAAACAGTCTGGATCCTTCCGCTACTTGCAAGGCATGCTAGAGGCTGGCGAAGGCG GGGATCGGCCTGGGTCTGGTGGTTCCCGGAACCTCAAGCCAGCAGCCAGCAAGCTGGGTGCTCCACTGAGTGGCCTGCAGGGGTTACCAGAGTGCACACGCTGTGGCCACGGGATCGT GGGAACCATCGTCAAGGCGAGGGACAAACTCTACCATCCCGAGTGCTTCATGTGTAGCgactgtggcctgaatctcaagCAGCGTGGGTACTTCTTCCTAGACGAACGGCTGTACTGCGAGAACCATGCCAAGGCTCGAGTCAAGCCACCGGAGGGATATGACGTGGTGGCTGTATATCCCAATGCCAAGGTGGAACTTGTCTGA
- the Pdlim4 gene encoding PDZ and LIM domain protein 4 isoform X1 — MTHSVTLRGPSPWGFRLVGGRDFSAPLTISRVHAGSKAALAALCPGDLIQAINGESTELMTHLEAQNRIKGCHDHLTLSVSRPENKNWPSSPDDKAQAHRIHIDPEAQASLLQDGSPATSRRSSISGISLEDNRSGLGSPYGQPPRLPVPHNGSSNEVTLPSQMSALHVSPPPSADTPRILPRNRDCRVDLGSEVYRMLREPAEPAASEPKQSGSFRYLQGMLEAGEGGEPSSRRGTNSTIPSASCVATVA, encoded by the exons ATGACCCACTCGGTGACCCTGCGCGGCCCTTCACCCTGGGGCTTCCGCCTGGTGGGCGGCCGTGACTTCAGTGCCCCCCTCACCATCTCGCGG GTTCATGCTGGGAGCAAAGCGGCCCTGGCTGCCCTGTGCCCAGGTGACTTGATCCAAGCCATCAACGGTGAGAGCACTGAGCTCATGACACACCTGGAGGCCCAGAACCGCATTAAAGGCTGCCACGATCACCTTACACTCTCAGTAAGCAG GCCTGAGAACAAGAACTGGCCCAGTTCCCCTGATGACAAGGCCCAAGCGCATAGGATCCACATTGACCCTGAGGCCCAG GCCTCACTCTTGCAGGATGGCAGCCCAGCCACCAGCAGGCGGTCCTCAATCTCTGGAATTAGTCTGGAGGACAACAGATCGGGCCTGGGATCTCCGTATGGCCAGCCACCTCGCCTTCCAGTTCCTCACAATGGCAGCAGCAATGAGGTCACCCTGCCATCCCAGATGAGCGCTCTGCATGTGTCTCCACCCCCCAG tgctgacaCACCCAGGATTCTCCCTCGGAACCGGGACTGCAGGGTGGACCTGGGTTCAGAGGTATACAGGATGTTAAGGGAGCCAGCAGAGCCAGCAGCCTCAGAGCCCAAACAGTCTGGATCCTTCCGCTACTTGCAAGGCATGCTAGAGGCTGGCGAAGGCG GGGAACCATCGTCAAGGCGAGGGACAAACTCTACCATCCCGAGTGCTTCATGTGTAGCgactgtggcctga
- the Pdlim4 gene encoding PDZ and LIM domain protein 4 isoform 4 (isoform 4 is encoded by transcript variant 4), whose amino-acid sequence MTHSVTLRGPSPWGFRLVGGRDFSAPLTISRVHAGSKAALAALCPGDLIQAINGESTELMTHLEAQNRIKGCHDHLTLSVSRPENKNWPSSPDDKAQAHRIHIDPEAQDGSPATSRRSSISGISLEDNRSGLGSPYGQPPRLPVPHNGSSNEVTLPSQMSALHVSPPPSADTPRILPRNRDCRVDLGSEVYRMLREPAEPAASEPKQSGSFRYLQGMLEAGEGGEPSSRRGTNSTIPSASCVATVA is encoded by the exons ATGACCCACTCGGTGACCCTGCGCGGCCCTTCACCCTGGGGCTTCCGCCTGGTGGGCGGCCGTGACTTCAGTGCCCCCCTCACCATCTCGCGG GTTCATGCTGGGAGCAAAGCGGCCCTGGCTGCCCTGTGCCCAGGTGACTTGATCCAAGCCATCAACGGTGAGAGCACTGAGCTCATGACACACCTGGAGGCCCAGAACCGCATTAAAGGCTGCCACGATCACCTTACACTCTCAGTAAGCAG GCCTGAGAACAAGAACTGGCCCAGTTCCCCTGATGACAAGGCCCAAGCGCATAGGATCCACATTGACCCTGAGGCCCAG GATGGCAGCCCAGCCACCAGCAGGCGGTCCTCAATCTCTGGAATTAGTCTGGAGGACAACAGATCGGGCCTGGGATCTCCGTATGGCCAGCCACCTCGCCTTCCAGTTCCTCACAATGGCAGCAGCAATGAGGTCACCCTGCCATCCCAGATGAGCGCTCTGCATGTGTCTCCACCCCCCAG tgctgacaCACCCAGGATTCTCCCTCGGAACCGGGACTGCAGGGTGGACCTGGGTTCAGAGGTATACAGGATGTTAAGGGAGCCAGCAGAGCCAGCAGCCTCAGAGCCCAAACAGTCTGGATCCTTCCGCTACTTGCAAGGCATGCTAGAGGCTGGCGAAGGCG GGGAACCATCGTCAAGGCGAGGGACAAACTCTACCATCCCGAGTGCTTCATGTGTAGCgactgtggcctga
- the Pdlim4 gene encoding PDZ and LIM domain protein 4 isoform 3 (isoform 3 is encoded by transcript variant 3): MTHSVTLRGPSPWGFRLVGGRDFSAPLTISRVHAGSKAALAALCPGDLIQAINGESTELMTHLEAQNRIKGCHDHLTLSVSRPENKNWPSSPDDKAQAHRIHIDPEAQDGSPATSRRSSISGISLEDNRSGLGSPYGQPPRLPVPHNGSSNEVTLPSQMSALHVSPPPSADTPRILPRNRDCRVDLGSEVYRMLREPAEPAASEPKQSGSFRYLQGMLEAGEGGDRPGSGGSRNLKPAASKLGAPLSGLQGLPECTRCGHGIGNHRQGEGQTLPSRVLHV, encoded by the exons ATGACCCACTCGGTGACCCTGCGCGGCCCTTCACCCTGGGGCTTCCGCCTGGTGGGCGGCCGTGACTTCAGTGCCCCCCTCACCATCTCGCGG GTTCATGCTGGGAGCAAAGCGGCCCTGGCTGCCCTGTGCCCAGGTGACTTGATCCAAGCCATCAACGGTGAGAGCACTGAGCTCATGACACACCTGGAGGCCCAGAACCGCATTAAAGGCTGCCACGATCACCTTACACTCTCAGTAAGCAG GCCTGAGAACAAGAACTGGCCCAGTTCCCCTGATGACAAGGCCCAAGCGCATAGGATCCACATTGACCCTGAGGCCCAG GATGGCAGCCCAGCCACCAGCAGGCGGTCCTCAATCTCTGGAATTAGTCTGGAGGACAACAGATCGGGCCTGGGATCTCCGTATGGCCAGCCACCTCGCCTTCCAGTTCCTCACAATGGCAGCAGCAATGAGGTCACCCTGCCATCCCAGATGAGCGCTCTGCATGTGTCTCCACCCCCCAG tgctgacaCACCCAGGATTCTCCCTCGGAACCGGGACTGCAGGGTGGACCTGGGTTCAGAGGTATACAGGATGTTAAGGGAGCCAGCAGAGCCAGCAGCCTCAGAGCCCAAACAGTCTGGATCCTTCCGCTACTTGCAAGGCATGCTAGAGGCTGGCGAAGGCG GGGATCGGCCTGGGTCTGGTGGTTCCCGGAACCTCAAGCCAGCAGCCAGCAAGCTGGGTGCTCCACTGAGTGGCCTGCAGGGGTTACCAGAGTGCACACGCTGTGGCCACGGGATC GGGAACCATCGTCAAGGCGAGGGACAAACTCTACCATCCCGAGTGCTTCATGTGTAG